Proteins from one Sphaeramia orbicularis chromosome 17, fSphaOr1.1, whole genome shotgun sequence genomic window:
- the LOC115436570 gene encoding uncharacterized protein LOC115436570, with protein sequence MEMQKRNNDQVVRDKMARTFAYRRQEVVDQQPRIGDFKDRLPALFSQREVNEEFHRVVALPLESKIFEQLDHYSSRLLALARSKRGTAGDKISPILHTFNRAEDINLKRECLLKALIIVLGEDTCDLVKEFVDSREDDLQVDLEQVTMAVFSIRQEGCVELPPEDIGIVIEGVTVLNGLSSVPSACALLLGLIYILNLAYPKSLRYTFEVFQKVFMELDSQKMSPKVHTLLGKLQSAD encoded by the exons ATGGAAATGCAGAAACGAAACAATGATCAAGTTGTCCGTGACAAAATGGCCCGAACATTTGCCTATAGACGACAAGAAGTGGTTGACCAGCAGCCTAGGATTGGAGACTTCAAGGACAGATTGCCTGCCCTTTTCAGTCAACGAGAG GTTAATGAAGAGTTCCACAGGGTTGTGGCCCTCCCTCTCGAGTCCAAGATTTTTGAACAACTTGACCACTACTCCAGCAGACTGTTGGCATTGGCAAGATCCAAGAGAGGAACTGCAGGGGACAAAATCTCTCCCATCCTACACACGTTTAATCGG GCCGAAGACATCAATCTGAAGAGAGAATGTCTCCTAAAGGCTCTTATCATTGTTCTTGGGGAGGATACTTGTGATCTTGTCAAGGAGTTTGTG GACAGTCGGGAAGACGACCTTCAGGTTGATTTGGAGCAGGTGACCATGGCGGTATTTTCCATTCGACAAGAAGGATGTGTCGAACTTCCTCCGGAGGACATTGGTATCGTTATCGAAGGCGTAACAGTCTTAAATGGACTCAGCTCTGTCCCATCTGCTTGTGCCCTGCTGCTCGGCTTGATCTACATTCTCAATCTTGCCTACCCTAAAAGCCTCCGTTACACTTTCGAGGTTTTCCAGAAAGTTTTTATGGAGCTAGATTCTCAGAAAATGTCCCCAAAAGTTCATACACTCTTAGGAAAACTGCAAAGTGCAGATTAA